Genomic segment of Mucilaginibacter sabulilitoris:
AACAATTCCTCATCATACATAAAGGGCGACAAGTGGCGGTCATCCTCATCGATCACCCGGATCATGGATAACTTCGTTTGCAGAATTTTGTCCAGGACCCTGGAAATAGCCGCCTGCAGATCAGATTTTGTCCTTACTCGCGCAATATCACTACTGAAATCAAGTAGAAAGGCCTGTTCATCCTGCTTTTTAATGATCTGCTCGCTGGCGATAATATTGGCCATAGCGACGGAGACCTGGGAACAAAGGCCTTGCAGCAGGCGGATATTGATCTCGCGGATGTCCAGAAATAAAATTCCGAGATCCGTATCACCGTTACGCAAACGGATGCCTACGATCTCCTTGAATCCTATCGTCTGCCAGTATCGTAAATAGGCTGAGGTGATGCCCCGTTGTATTTCTCTGTCTATGTTAAACAATAGCGGGATGGGGCTATTCAAAACGCGGTCCTGAAGCCCGTCATTGATGGGACACGTCGCCTCGTCCGACCCGATCAATCTCTCCGGCCCGTTCGTTTGATTGAGACCGTAAACATAGGGACCTGTGGTGGTGCCGTCTTCATTGATGCTGCGAATGACAAAGCCCCCCTGCGGGTTTATTTTTCGCAATACCGTGCTAACGGCCAAAGCCAGCTCTGCTTTTGTTCTTACTGTTGCGATGTCATTACTAAGATCGAGGAGAACAGATTTTTCCTGTTCCTTTTTAAAGATCTCTTCATTTTTGATAATGTTGGAAACCGCGCTTGCCAACTGGGGTGCAATTCCTTTCATTACATCCCGGAATTCCTCGCTGAAGCTGTCAGGCTGATCGGAATACAGATGAATGAAACCCATTGGTTTTCCCGCGTTCATCAGTTTGGTCATCAGGAGCTTCCTGGCACCTCTCTCATAATTAGCGCGCAGAAAAGCAGGGTTTTGTGGTTGGTCCATCACATCTTCTAGTAAAAAGGATATGGGTTCCGCAGCTTGCAATGCCGTCTGCATAAATGGCTCGTTCAAAGAAAAATGAGTGCTGACCAGTTCCGGATAGTCTCCACGCGAGCGGAGGGGCGATTCATGATCGAGCAGGAAAGCGGCATAGGTTTCATCTTCACGATCAATGAGGGTAATGATCGTATGCGTAAAATAGAACAGGCTTTTGATCCGTTTTGAAAAAAGAGTAATGAGGTCATTTTTATCCCAAACCCCGGTGATATCATTGCCCAGCTCCGACAGTATCCTTCTTTCTTGTTCAAGCATAGCGAGAGAAGGAACTGAAAACCCAGGATCCATATTTTTTACCCTTTTCATGACGCGTTATGGCATAACTTGTTTGAACCGGCAAGTTATGGAAAATAAAGGTGGGTTACTGATGTAATGAAGCGGTCAAATTAAATAACGAAACGATCCCGCGCAGGATGTTGCCGATGCTATTGTAAAGCTGATCGGTACAGGGAAAGGTAAAAGACCTTTCAGGACAGTTGTTGACCCGATCACAGGGAAACATATCGATGTGGCTAACCAGGCAATTGCAAAACAGTTCGCAAAAGGATTGACCATATTCGGGATGGGAGAATTGTTAGCTTAATTCATGGGCAGATCTATAACGGCAGTAGTTTTACAAAAGTCATTTAATTAATATGGAAATGATCGAATTGTATCTACTGCCGTCATTAATTTATGGCGCCCTCATTTTACTTTCATTTTCTTCAAATCCAATTTTATCCTTGCGGCAGTTTCTATTTTCATTTTGTCTTTCACTTTCTTTAGTGTAGATCAGTGTGGTCTTTATACTTTTATAACCGAGCATTTTTGACACGGTCAGCAATTCTGTCCCCAATGGATAAACCAAACTTGATTGACCCCATTTGACCAATTTCAAAATGACCAGTTTTAGTGCCTGCGTTCAAGCTTTTAGGACAAGAAAGCAATTGGCGAAGAGGGGGTAGTGCTATTATTTATCCATATCAGGTCTGCTTTTATCATTAGTCTCTGCTTTGCAAACGCCCCGCCAATGGCCCGATTTCAGTCCCCGCATCAGGATCGCGCTATAGAAGACGCGCTGAAATATTGGTGATTTTTGACAATTTTGAGAGGTGATTTAAACAAAAAACCCCTCAAATCGCTTGATTTGAAGGGTTTTACACATTTTGTGAATGTATTTGGCGGAATGATATTATCCATCAATACGTTAAAAATTATTTCTGTTCAGGCTAACGCGCTTGCCGGCCCAAATAGAACTCGATTCAAGCAATCTATCATACTTAATTTCTTCATTGGTAGATAGTTGCTGCTATTGTCCTGCAAATTCAATGAGTTGATACGAATATTCCCTTGAACCCTTAATTTTGAATTTTATCACTAATAAGGACCGAGGTTCCCGATTTAATAAATCTGAAATCCGTGCAGCGTTTCTTACTAAGTCTCTCACAGCCATTGGCATTTGCGCGAATATCTCTTTGGCAGTATGCGGCTCTTTCAAAAAATGGCTATTAAGAATTTTATCTAGAGCATCAGCTAAGCCATGGTCTACAAATTTCCGAGGTGCCCCAACCTTTTTTCTTTCGGCTATAAGTACTTTAGTACTTTCGGGTAATTCGTTGAAAGCTGGTAAAGGATATTTCGGGTTCCCAAATTCATAGTAAGTCAAGCCGAAAACTCTACCTATTTTTTCAGCTGTTATAAGTACCATTCCTTTCTTTCCATCAATAATATCTTGAATATCAACTGAACTCATCCTAATAAGTTTGGCTAAGTCCGTGTGACTAAGCTTAAAATGGAGCAAATATCGTTTTACTTGTTTTCCAAAATTGATTGAAATGTAAGAGTATTCTATGGGCACGACTAAATGAATTTAAAACGAAAAAAGCATTTGCTTTTTTCGTTTATTGTTTTTACATTTGTTTTGTATTAAAAGCGACAAATAGGTGAGGCATGAATGCATGTTTCACGAAACGAAGTCTCTCACACATAAAACCGCCAAGTTTTGCCCTGTGAGATGGACCGTGAGTTCGCCCTTATGGCTGTAATATTTTATCTTCGCGATATTATTCCAGTCGGGCGAGCCCTACGTAAGCCATTTTGAGGGGCAAGCTCCATCTGAAAAGTTGGAGTTAGGTTACTTGGCGGTACCGTTGCTCAAGATGCAGTAGGGTTCGCCCGTTTGGTATATCAAACTCAAACTCTTTACTGCACCCTTGCGCTGGAGGCTCGTTTTAAACATAATAAAACAATGAAAACGAGAAAAAATAGCCAACACCAATGCCTGCCAAAAGCCGCCTGGTTCTTTGGTTTTCCTTCTGTTTTCTATTTTTCTGCCTTAACTGATCCGCATTGCCGGTCTGTTATAAAGAACGTACACAAGCCGCCCGAATAATTGCGTTTGCAATTACTTACCAGATGTTATTTAAGGTAATATGGCTTTCAAAAAAATTGAAAGTTCATAGGGCATGAGATTGTATTGTCTCAAAAATAGCCAAAAACTTCATCGTTTTCCAATAGGATGATTAATGTATTTAATCAAAACGGGAAAGTTATGCCCATTCATTAGTGAGTTTGAAAGCTTTCGGCTTTGATCGCCAACCTTAAATATTCCATCTGCAATAAACCGACCTTAAAACAAGCTTCGTGAACAATAGAGAAGTGGAGGAAAGATGGCCCATGTAAATTATAGCATATTGTCAGATTCTGAAATTTGTACCCGGATTAAGCAATCTGATCACCTGGCCTACACAGAAATTTACCATCGGTACTTTGATCCTATTTTTCGACATGCATTCAAAAAATTACGCGATGAGGATGCTGCCAAGGATATTGTTCAGGACGTTTTCACCAATTTATGGTTAAAACGGTCGGCTTATAATATCGAGTCAAATCCGGCGGGCTACCTATACACCTCAGTACGAAATGGGATTTTCAATTTCTGGGCAAAAAAGGAGATCAGAAGCAGCTATTGGGATTCATGCGCCGATGATCATTACATCGATCGGTATACAAATGCGTCAACGGATTATAAAATTAGGGAGCAACAACTGGCAGCGTATATCGAGCGGCAGCTAATGGGTTTTTCTCCACGAATGCGTGAGATTTTTAAGTTGAGTCGAAAGGATCATTTATCGCATCGGGAAATTGCCGAACAGCTCAATACAACTGAAGCCAATGTTTCTAAACAAGTTGGAAATGCTTTAAAGATATTACGTGCGAAAATTGGTACCATGATTTTTTTGTTCCTAATAGTCCTGACCTGCTTTATTCTTATCGGTAGTTGCTTAAGCCATTGTTCTTTATCCTTACCAGGTTGTTAGATATTCTATAAGAAATGGGGGTTGTTGTTAATCTCAGGGATTTTGGCAAGTATGACCCAGATCAGGTATTGCGGGTGTTTTTCAGGTTGTTTGATTCCGCAACGATAGAATCGAGCTTGTGGAAAGTTTTTGCAGCGATAATCAAAGCCAATGAGAAGGAGCAAGGGTCTGGTCAAATTAGTATCGATGAGATTGCCGCCGTATTTGATGAATTAATTGCGTTAACAAAAGCTGTTGAGTTGTTGCTTGCAGCGCCGCCGGAGCGTTGCCCGGTTTGCAAACGGATAGAAATCAATGGTGGAGAAGCTGGATAGAACTTATAGTGAATTTGATATTGATCTACAACAGAGTTTATAGTAATTGTGTCCTAAATTATTCTAATAAATAATGGTTAATCCTGAGCATATCGAATTTCTTGACAAGGTCTTTGTAAGAACACCTTATTTGGAATCGTCTGCCTATAAGGTCGGGAAGCTTCGGGATGTGCTTAAAACAAACGTTTTTAAGAATGCGATTTGGCTTGCCTCAACGGAGTTCTATAATGAGCTTGCTAAAAAGAATTTCGATTTCGAATTGTTGACCAAAAAAGAGCAGCTCACGGCATTGAAATTCTACAATAGGATGAGCTTCAGAGGTACGCCATTTGGCGTGTTTTCATCATTCGGGCTTGCCGACTGGAATGCTGATCAGCGGAAACAATATGCCGACAGCAAACAGCCGATATTGCATTTACTTCCTGCTGTTCAGTTTGAGCAGCAGCACTTGCAGTCTGATTCTTTGACAGCAGATACATTAATTGCAATTAATCCGACCCTGTACCAGTTGAGTTCCGGCTGGCGATATTCACGATATGAGGAAGATCAAAAGGGCAAATTATTATTTTCGGTTTACTTGCTTGAGTATGATCCGGCAGATGAATTGCTCCTTGCCTATCTGCAAGAAAAACCATTGCCCTTAAACGAGCTTAGTAGCTATTTGATCGAACTGACCGATTGCACGCGCGATGAGGCAACTGATCATATGGCCAGACTCGTCAATGAGCAGGTGCTGATTACCATCAATGCTTTGTCTCTGTTAAAAGGTAAATGGTTAAATAAATATTGCACCGTACCATACGATCAAGACCTGAATTTGCCGGAATTTGTTTCCGCTACAGATCCTGATTTACCAAAACCTGACGACGGCAAATTGTTATATGCTGGTATGGAAATGGAGGAGTCTGCGAGCTTATCCGCCGAGTGGCAACAGGAAATTATGGAAGCGCTAAAGGCCCTTGATTTATTGGCCCCTGTTCCGCCAAAAAATAACCTGGATAAATTTAGGGAAGCATTTGAACTGAAGTTTGGCGAAAGGCATGTGCCGCTTTTAGAAGCCCTTGATCCGGACCTTGGTGTTCTGTTTGATGAAGAACAACCGACAGACGAGCATGAATTAATAAAAGGCCTGGAATTTAAACAAGAACCGAAAGTAAATGATCAGATAATCTGGTCGCCAGTTCATAGGTTGTTAATGAAGGTCTGGCTTCAGAATAGCAGAAGAACCGAATGGGAGTCTGTGGCGTTAACAATGAATGATATCTCCGGTTTGCCTGGTAATAATTTGCAGTTTCCGCCGTCGACCAGTGTTTTTTGCGCTTTGGGAGAAAATAAGATTGTTTTTCAAAATATCGGAGGGGCGACGGCCAACGCACTAACCGGGCGGTTTTCAGCATTCAGTGA
This window contains:
- a CDS encoding RNA polymerase sigma factor — protein: MSDSEICTRIKQSDHLAYTEIYHRYFDPIFRHAFKKLRDEDAAKDIVQDVFTNLWLKRSAYNIESNPAGYLYTSVRNGIFNFWAKKEIRSSYWDSCADDHYIDRYTNASTDYKIREQQLAAYIERQLMGFSPRMREIFKLSRKDHLSHREIAEQLNTTEANVSKQVGNALKILRAKIGTMIFLFLIVLTCFILIGSCLSHCSLSLPGC